A window of Flavobacterium flavigenum contains these coding sequences:
- a CDS encoding dihydrodipicolinate synthase family protein: MNIKWKGVMPAVTTNFTAEDTLDFKMFGKNLTAQLDAGVEGIILGGTLGEASTLLEEEKKELILETVRIVDGKVPVIMNIAEQTTRGAIEAANKAELNGAKGLMMLPPMRYKSTDYETVKYFSDVAKSTSLPIMIYNNPVDYKIEVTLDMFEELMVFDNIQAVKESTRDISNVTRIINRFGSRLKVLTGVDTLGLESLLMGADGWVGGLVDAFPEETVAIYKLAKAGRIQEALTIYRWFLPLLELDINPQLVQNIKLAEVGAGLGTEYVRAPRVPLMGAERERVLAIINSSLATRPTLPDYKRI, translated from the coding sequence ATGAATATTAAATGGAAAGGGGTAATGCCAGCTGTAACCACAAATTTTACTGCTGAAGACACATTAGATTTTAAAATGTTTGGTAAGAACCTTACCGCTCAATTAGATGCAGGTGTTGAAGGTATTATCCTTGGAGGAACACTAGGGGAAGCCAGTACGTTATTAGAGGAAGAAAAGAAAGAGTTGATTTTAGAGACTGTTCGTATCGTTGACGGAAAAGTTCCTGTGATAATGAATATTGCTGAACAAACAACACGAGGAGCTATTGAAGCGGCTAATAAAGCAGAGCTTAATGGAGCCAAAGGTTTAATGATGTTGCCTCCTATGCGTTATAAATCAACTGATTATGAAACTGTAAAGTATTTTTCTGATGTTGCTAAAAGTACCTCGCTGCCAATTATGATTTATAACAACCCGGTTGATTATAAAATTGAGGTTACCCTGGATATGTTTGAAGAACTGATGGTTTTTGATAACATTCAGGCTGTAAAAGAATCTACAAGGGATATTTCTAACGTAACCAGAATCATTAATCGTTTTGGATCCAGATTAAAAGTACTAACCGGAGTGGATACATTAGGTCTTGAAAGTTTGCTAATGGGAGCAGACGGATGGGTTGGAGGATTAGTTGATGCTTTTCCGGAAGAAACTGTTGCGATTTATAAATTAGCAAAAGCGGGAAGAATCCAGGAAGCACTGACAATTTATCGTTGGTTTTTACCTTTATTAGAGTTGGATATTAATCCACAATTGGTTCAGAATATTAAATTAGCAGAAGTTGGAGCAGGTTTAGGGACCGAATATGTACGTGCTCCAAGAGTACCATTAATGGGTGCTGAAAGAGAAAGGGTTTTGGCTATTATTAATAGTTCTTTAGCAACAAGACCGACGCTTCCTGACTATAAAAGGATATAA
- a CDS encoding AraC family transcriptional regulator, producing the protein MKIFPFKIPKSNEGAFIYQEDREYIFYDKYHQHEEIQISYIKRGEGTVLVGDMISEYKEGDILILGSNLPHVFKSDKSESKKLSVMVTIFFTKDAFGKNFFNMPELSNIEPFFEAIKNGVKISSNKPSVLKKFKKFKEADKYDQFLIFFHLLKAFFEAEKKLLSSYVFNKPFTDAEGKRMQMVFDFVMNNYQKNITLDEVAQIATMTKNAFCKYFKTRTNKTFFQFLIEIRIEHAAKLLIKNKELSVIEISELSGFNNISNFNRKFKEIKKKTPFEFKNSLVNS; encoded by the coding sequence ATGAAAATTTTTCCGTTTAAAATTCCCAAATCAAATGAGGGAGCCTTTATTTATCAAGAAGATAGAGAATATATTTTTTATGATAAATACCATCAACATGAAGAAATCCAGATTAGTTATATTAAAAGAGGAGAAGGTACCGTTTTAGTGGGAGATATGATCTCTGAATACAAGGAAGGTGACATCCTTATATTAGGTAGCAATTTACCGCATGTTTTTAAAAGTGATAAATCCGAAAGTAAAAAACTATCTGTTATGGTAACCATTTTCTTTACCAAAGATGCATTTGGAAAAAACTTTTTTAATATGCCGGAATTAAGCAATATAGAACCCTTTTTTGAGGCTATTAAAAACGGTGTAAAAATATCCAGCAACAAACCCTCTGTTTTAAAAAAATTCAAGAAGTTTAAAGAGGCTGACAAATACGATCAATTTTTAATTTTCTTTCATTTATTAAAAGCATTTTTCGAAGCTGAAAAAAAACTGCTTTCCAGTTATGTTTTTAATAAACCTTTTACAGACGCCGAAGGAAAAAGAATGCAAATGGTTTTTGATTTTGTCATGAACAATTATCAAAAGAATATCACTTTAGATGAAGTTGCTCAAATTGCCACCATGACTAAAAATGCTTTTTGCAAATACTTTAAAACGCGTACGAATAAAACTTTTTTTCAATTTTTAATTGAAATCAGGATTGAGCATGCCGCTAAACTACTTATTAAAAACAAAGAATTATCAGTCATTGAGATTTCGGAATTGAGCGGATTTAATAATATTTCGAATTTCAACAGAAAATTTAAGGAAATTAAAAAGAAGACCCCGTTTGAATTTAAGAACTCATTGGTCAATTCATAA
- a CDS encoding S9 family peptidase, with protein MKKIPHLFFYLLLNLFFISTHSQKLKWTSDSSGYYTVEKGEIIKYTLPDFTRTKIIDAAQLIPKQGSKSLEIKDYEFSKDGKLVLIYTNSKKVWRRETRGDYWLLNTEKKEIHQIGKGKPASSLMFAKLSPDNKSVAYVSNHNLYVEDIESQKITPLTKDGTDRLINGTFDWAYEEEFDCRDGFRWSPDGKNIAFWQIDATKIKNFLLINNTDSIYSYTVPIEYPKAGEDPSACKVGVVDISTQQTIWMNVPGDSKQHYITLMQWIPDGSSIMLEQLNRKQNEAKLFLCNPKNGDAKSIYEEKNNSWVDVLTTENLGWKWINNGKDFLSLSEKDGWRHLYRMDKNGKSETLITKGNYDIISLEAIDEKNGFAYFLASPENATQQYLYKIALNGKGKLIKMSPGEQVGTHNYTLTPDAKYAQHSFSNHKNQQVTEWISLQDHKTIKEINSNKTPGGNVEMIQITTADNVTLDGWMIKPTPFDETKKYPVLFYVYTEPAGATVKDAAGFAGTRLYKGDIAADGYIQISLDGRGTPVPKGAAWRKSIYQNIGIINVRDQAMAAKEILKWSFVDADRIAVWGWSGGGSTTLNLLFQYPEIYKTGIAIASVPNQLLYDNIYQERYMGLPQENKQPYINGSPITHANNLKGNLLLVHGTGDDNVHYQGAEMLVNELVKDGKYFQMMSYPNRTHSINEGAGTTEHLSQLFTHYLKENCPGGAR; from the coding sequence ATGAAAAAAATACCACATCTCTTTTTTTATTTATTACTTAACTTATTTTTTATTTCCACCCATTCACAAAAATTAAAATGGACTAGTGACAGCAGTGGCTATTATACAGTAGAAAAAGGTGAAATCATAAAATATACCTTGCCCGATTTTACTCGTACTAAAATAATTGATGCTGCACAGCTTATACCGAAACAAGGTTCAAAATCATTAGAAATCAAGGATTATGAGTTTAGTAAAGATGGCAAATTAGTTTTAATTTATACCAACTCAAAAAAAGTATGGAGACGGGAAACAAGAGGTGATTATTGGCTGCTAAACACGGAGAAAAAAGAAATACATCAGATAGGAAAAGGAAAACCGGCATCTTCATTAATGTTTGCTAAATTATCACCTGATAACAAATCTGTCGCCTATGTAAGCAATCATAATTTATATGTGGAAGACATTGAAAGCCAAAAAATAACGCCATTAACCAAAGACGGAACAGACCGATTAATAAACGGGACTTTTGACTGGGCTTATGAAGAAGAATTTGATTGCAGAGATGGTTTCCGATGGAGTCCTGACGGGAAAAACATTGCTTTTTGGCAAATTGACGCCACAAAAATCAAGAATTTTTTATTAATCAACAATACCGATTCTATATACTCTTACACAGTTCCGATAGAGTATCCAAAAGCCGGAGAAGATCCTTCTGCCTGCAAAGTTGGGGTTGTCGATATTTCGACACAGCAAACCATCTGGATGAATGTTCCGGGCGATTCAAAACAACATTACATTACGCTCATGCAATGGATTCCTGATGGCTCGTCTATCATGCTGGAACAGTTAAACCGCAAACAAAATGAGGCTAAACTATTTTTATGCAATCCTAAAAATGGTGATGCCAAATCCATTTATGAAGAAAAAAACAACTCGTGGGTAGATGTACTGACTACTGAAAACCTGGGCTGGAAATGGATCAATAACGGAAAAGATTTTCTTTCTCTTTCAGAGAAGGACGGTTGGCGTCATCTCTATCGAATGGATAAAAATGGAAAATCAGAAACACTAATAACGAAAGGCAATTATGATATCATTAGCCTTGAAGCGATAGATGAAAAAAACGGATTTGCTTATTTTTTAGCTTCTCCGGAAAATGCAACGCAACAATATTTATATAAAATAGCATTAAACGGAAAAGGAAAACTAATAAAAATGTCTCCCGGTGAGCAAGTAGGGACACACAATTATACGTTGACTCCTGATGCCAAATATGCACAACATAGTTTTTCTAACCATAAGAACCAACAGGTTACAGAATGGATAAGTCTTCAAGATCACAAAACGATTAAGGAAATAAACAGTAATAAAACACCAGGCGGAAACGTAGAAATGATTCAAATCACTACTGCTGATAATGTTACGCTTGACGGCTGGATGATAAAACCAACCCCATTTGATGAAACAAAAAAATATCCGGTATTATTTTACGTTTACACTGAACCTGCGGGAGCAACTGTAAAAGATGCTGCCGGTTTTGCCGGAACACGTTTATACAAAGGAGATATTGCTGCAGATGGCTACATCCAGATCAGCTTAGATGGCAGAGGGACTCCAGTTCCTAAAGGTGCTGCCTGGAGAAAATCGATCTACCAAAACATCGGAATTATAAACGTTAGAGATCAGGCTATGGCTGCCAAAGAAATTTTAAAATGGTCCTTTGTCGATGCGGATAGAATTGCAGTCTGGGGCTGGAGCGGCGGTGGCTCTACAACACTAAATCTATTGTTTCAATATCCGGAAATTTACAAAACAGGGATAGCCATTGCTTCTGTTCCAAATCAATTATTGTATGACAATATTTATCAGGAACGTTATATGGGTTTGCCGCAAGAAAATAAACAACCTTATATAAATGGCTCCCCAATTACGCATGCCAATAACCTTAAAGGCAATTTATTACTTGTTCATGGTACCGGAGATGACAATGTACATTACCAGGGAGCTGAAATGCTTGTTAACGAATTAGTAAAAGATGGGAAATATTTTCAAATGATGAGTTATCCAAACCGTACCCATAGCATTAATGAAGGTGCCGGAACTACGGAACATTTATCGCAATTATTCACACACTATCTGAAAGAAAATTGCCCTGGCGGAGCAAGATAA
- a CDS encoding M1 family metallopeptidase has translation MNKKYFLTFIFLGITLISFGQNTKKHTLADTLRGSLTPERQWWDVLRYDITVQPDYDNKTIQGSNFITYKTVKGEKNTKMQIDLQEPLVIDSVIQLGKKLNFKKEGTVWYIETPKSKAATTHKIDLFYHGKVHEAIKAPWDGGWIWTKDSLGRPWMTVACQGLGASIWYPCKDHQSDEPDQGASLTMIVSDTLTAIANGRLEFKKENNNGTTTYKWAVVNPISNYCIIPYIGKYVNFKENYKGEKGNLDLNYWVLDYNLDKAKSYMPTEVHNMLKAFEYWMGPYPFYEDGYQLIETSHTGMEHQSAVSYGNHYKPGYRGNDGSGTGWGMKWDFIIIHESGHEWFGNNITTNDLADMWVHEGFTNYSETLFVDYIFGEQAGNEYNAGTRKGIRNDRPIIPDYNVNAQGSGDMYPKGGNMLHAIRHGIDNDALFRNVIRGLNKEFYHQTVTSKQVEDYVSKQLKFNYAKVFNQYLRTTQIPNFEFYFNKDKTKVFYRYTNCAAGFNLPLTLKNDAAKIRIVPSGKWQNSSVTKAQEALFNEEAITKMYYINPTLISQLK, from the coding sequence ATGAATAAAAAGTATTTCCTAACTTTTATTTTTCTAGGTATTACTCTAATTTCTTTTGGCCAGAACACTAAAAAACATACGCTTGCAGATACTTTGAGAGGGAGTTTAACTCCGGAAAGGCAATGGTGGGACGTATTGCGTTATGACATTACCGTACAACCTGATTATGATAACAAAACAATACAAGGGAGTAATTTTATCACTTATAAAACAGTTAAGGGGGAAAAAAATACCAAAATGCAAATTGACCTGCAAGAACCTTTGGTCATTGATAGTGTTATTCAGTTGGGGAAAAAATTAAACTTCAAAAAAGAAGGCACTGTCTGGTATATCGAAACCCCTAAATCTAAGGCAGCAACCACTCATAAAATAGACCTTTTTTATCACGGAAAAGTTCATGAAGCCATAAAAGCGCCCTGGGATGGTGGCTGGATTTGGACAAAAGATTCTTTAGGACGCCCCTGGATGACTGTAGCTTGTCAGGGACTTGGAGCATCAATTTGGTATCCTTGCAAAGACCATCAAAGTGATGAGCCTGATCAGGGTGCCAGCCTTACTATGATTGTTTCTGATACGCTAACAGCTATTGCAAATGGAAGACTGGAATTTAAAAAAGAAAATAATAATGGTACTACAACTTATAAATGGGCAGTTGTTAATCCTATTAGCAATTATTGCATCATTCCGTATATAGGTAAATATGTAAACTTTAAAGAAAATTATAAGGGAGAAAAAGGAAATTTAGATTTGAACTATTGGGTGCTGGACTATAATTTAGATAAAGCCAAAAGTTACATGCCTACAGAAGTACACAATATGTTGAAAGCTTTTGAATACTGGATGGGTCCTTACCCTTTTTATGAAGACGGCTACCAACTCATTGAAACCTCGCACACAGGAATGGAGCACCAAAGTGCTGTTTCATACGGTAATCATTATAAGCCTGGCTACCGCGGAAACGATGGTTCCGGAACGGGCTGGGGAATGAAATGGGATTTTATCATTATTCACGAAAGTGGACACGAATGGTTTGGCAACAACATCACAACAAACGACTTAGCTGATATGTGGGTTCACGAAGGCTTTACCAATTACAGTGAAACTTTATTTGTTGATTATATTTTTGGGGAACAGGCCGGTAATGAATACAATGCCGGAACCCGAAAAGGAATAAGAAATGACAGACCAATCATTCCGGATTACAACGTAAATGCACAAGGAAGTGGAGACATGTATCCAAAAGGCGGTAATATGCTGCACGCTATTCGTCATGGAATTGATAATGATGCTCTTTTTCGAAATGTCATAAGAGGTTTAAACAAGGAATTTTATCATCAGACTGTTACTTCTAAACAAGTCGAAGATTATGTTTCGAAACAGCTAAAATTCAATTACGCTAAGGTATTTAATCAATATCTGAGAACAACACAAATTCCAAATTTTGAGTTTTATTTTAACAAAGACAAAACAAAAGTTTTCTACCGTTATACCAACTGTGCTGCAGGATTTAATTTGCCATTAACCTTAAAAAATGATGCTGCAAAGATCAGAATAGTACCTTCAGGTAAGTGGCAAAACAGCAGTGTAACAAAAGCACAGGAAGCGCTATTCAATGAAGAAGCTATAACAAAAATGTACTACATAAATCCAACTTTAATTTCACAATTAAAATAA
- a CDS encoding aminopeptidase P family protein, with translation MFSKETYSNRRQVLKKAIGSGLIILPGNEEVGMNYRDNIYHFRQDSSFLYYCGIDTPNLFLVIDVDANIEIVFGDDLTIEQTVWTGPQESLAISSAKSGITAIQPLSFVEAMIKNAVKQKRAIHFLPPYRAAITLKLSNWLETHPSALVKKASITLSKAIVAQRSYKTNEELVEIEKAIDITAAMHLKAMQTARPGMTEYEVAGQVEGTAITNGGQLAFPIILTVNGQYLHNHAGGNILQHGQMVLCDCGAENNMHYAGDMTRTFPVSNTFTTQQKEIYNIVLKAEEAAIATLKPGTFFKDSHLVACKEILTGLKSLGLVKGDLDEAVATGVHTLFFQCGLGHMMGMDVHDMENIGEEYVGYTDTLKKSTEFGLKSLRLGKELEEGFVLTVEPGIYFIPELINQWQAEKKHSEFINYDKVQKYNSFGGIRIEEDFFITKDAYQLLGKPLAKTAEEIEELRNY, from the coding sequence ATGTTTAGTAAAGAAACTTATAGCAATAGAAGACAAGTCTTAAAAAAAGCAATTGGCAGTGGACTTATCATATTACCAGGAAACGAAGAAGTTGGAATGAACTACAGAGATAATATCTATCATTTCAGACAAGATAGCAGTTTTTTGTATTACTGCGGAATTGACACTCCTAACCTGTTTTTAGTAATAGATGTGGATGCCAATATTGAAATTGTATTCGGTGATGATTTAACAATTGAACAGACTGTTTGGACAGGCCCTCAGGAATCTTTGGCAATTAGCTCTGCAAAATCAGGGATTACAGCAATTCAGCCTCTATCTTTTGTGGAAGCAATGATCAAAAATGCCGTAAAGCAAAAACGCGCGATTCATTTTCTGCCACCCTACAGAGCCGCAATAACATTAAAACTAAGCAATTGGTTAGAAACTCATCCTTCGGCATTGGTAAAAAAAGCTTCGATTACCTTATCAAAAGCTATAGTCGCACAACGCTCTTATAAAACAAATGAAGAGTTAGTTGAAATAGAAAAAGCTATTGACATAACAGCAGCCATGCATTTGAAAGCAATGCAGACAGCACGACCAGGAATGACTGAGTATGAAGTTGCAGGACAAGTAGAAGGAACAGCTATTACAAATGGTGGTCAACTTGCATTTCCTATCATTTTAACAGTAAACGGACAATACTTACACAATCATGCAGGCGGCAATATTTTACAACACGGACAAATGGTTTTGTGTGATTGCGGAGCCGAAAACAATATGCACTATGCAGGAGATATGACCCGGACTTTTCCTGTTTCAAATACCTTTACTACTCAGCAGAAAGAAATATACAACATTGTTTTAAAAGCGGAAGAAGCTGCAATTGCAACACTTAAACCAGGAACTTTTTTTAAGGATTCCCATCTTGTTGCCTGCAAAGAAATTTTAACCGGATTAAAATCGCTTGGTTTAGTAAAAGGAGATTTAGACGAAGCTGTAGCCACTGGCGTTCATACGCTTTTCTTTCAATGCGGTTTAGGCCATATGATGGGAATGGATGTTCATGACATGGAAAATATTGGTGAGGAATATGTAGGCTATACTGATACTTTAAAAAAGAGCACCGAATTCGGACTTAAGTCATTACGCCTTGGAAAGGAATTAGAAGAAGGTTTTGTTTTAACTGTTGAACCTGGTATTTACTTTATACCTGAATTAATAAACCAATGGCAAGCAGAAAAAAAACATAGTGAATTTATTAATTATGATAAAGTACAAAAATACAACAGCTTTGGAGGTATCCGCATAGAGGAAGATTTTTTTATTACGAAAGATGCTTACCAATTATTAGGCAAGCCGCTTGCCAAAACAGCAGAAGAAATTGAGGAATTGAGAAACTATTAA
- a CDS encoding T9SS type A sorting domain-containing protein has product MKEKKLLHFFSFLLFNIVMLGIGKLNAQTNLAGLSSTKVTTSHVSPWENLESVKDGFTPINSEDRTNPVYGNWDGDAAYNTYNWIEYEWPFAHEINSIAVYWFTDYGGIAQPTNAYIEYWDGINWINGGALGLALNQFNTTANLSFKTRKLRIYMKSDTATGVIEYQAFGVETTQCDATELTPGVVINNGSQKNQNYAVISPTESVQFKPSIANIGTNPKMKWTGPNNFQSTNQNITLSNLQAVNSGTYTFLYVNECGAESSLDFYLTIKEDNDSDYSSWPAYDSTLHYDFVSDYPNFPKPTKNLEDDYPGYNGCNAAWSKDYGSWTFIAGPNANPLITETSVSVDLMLKRLDGDFTFLRDNMGWPPDKLYRAGYRSSVYLFGSGLCTDNASNTDLGGWQSGVGTPDGQSWPMVLLSYYPVASFDPNSTFPDAQYQTGACVHEGIHAIYASLPGCRNSAWFHEGSNVWLQTVLDIKKTGSTDYSNVDLGWLSAGSVIAPFIPIECYSGWLSDGTFGGPSAEGVDSGVQNENGITLRKTRDVIGGVQYSSVFPTFLGEIVGEKSLPWVWNYCEGRVLEGIANGNGTVSGIGDTKMRKMVQEYRARLALADFGKFEKPILSLYRNNMGMDVGPEQPALINVARWKATPYAATTADQDGYLIPDVKTLPGWSGANFVPIHVQGNEATVFFEPLGKNMSIQLCYRTKDGKTFYSQPVYAGDCTISFDQGVPANGVIFAVICNSDYIFNGESTRTAKFNYKLKLGDGAVKTASIDKNWWDWKAAITETLSVTDHGLPSNFVIYPNPVDNSNSFMIRLSNNNSTVFSYRITNMTGQVLFKKENCINEDQYNAEALPGGIYFVTVESQNSKQTKKIVVK; this is encoded by the coding sequence ATGAAAGAAAAAAAATTACTTCATTTTTTTTCTTTCCTATTATTTAACATCGTTATGTTAGGTATAGGAAAGTTAAATGCACAAACTAATTTAGCTGGACTAAGTTCTACAAAGGTTACTACTTCTCATGTCTCCCCCTGGGAAAATCTTGAATCGGTCAAGGATGGGTTTACACCGATAAACTCAGAAGACAGAACTAACCCTGTTTACGGAAACTGGGACGGTGATGCAGCTTATAATACTTACAATTGGATAGAATATGAATGGCCTTTTGCCCACGAAATAAATTCAATTGCAGTTTACTGGTTTACAGATTATGGAGGAATTGCTCAGCCTACAAATGCCTACATTGAATACTGGGATGGAATTAACTGGATTAATGGAGGTGCACTGGGACTTGCCCTTAATCAATTTAATACTACTGCTAATTTAAGCTTCAAAACACGTAAACTAAGAATTTACATGAAAAGCGATACCGCAACTGGTGTAATAGAATATCAGGCTTTTGGAGTTGAAACTACACAATGTGATGCTACCGAATTAACACCTGGTGTTGTTATAAATAACGGAAGCCAAAAAAATCAAAATTATGCTGTAATTTCTCCAACTGAGAGCGTGCAGTTTAAACCCTCAATAGCCAATATTGGAACAAATCCTAAAATGAAATGGACTGGTCCAAACAATTTTCAGTCTACTAATCAAAATATCACTTTGTCCAATCTGCAGGCAGTAAATTCGGGAACATATACTTTTTTATATGTCAATGAGTGTGGTGCAGAAAGTAGCTTGGATTTCTACTTAACCATAAAAGAGGATAATGACAGCGATTATAGCTCATGGCCGGCTTACGATTCGACTCTGCATTATGATTTTGTAAGTGACTATCCTAATTTTCCAAAACCAACAAAAAATTTGGAGGATGATTATCCCGGATATAATGGCTGTAATGCGGCCTGGTCCAAAGATTATGGATCATGGACATTTATTGCAGGTCCAAATGCTAATCCTTTAATAACAGAAACTTCCGTATCTGTAGACTTAATGCTAAAGCGTCTTGATGGAGATTTTACTTTTCTTAGAGATAATATGGGATGGCCACCGGACAAATTGTACAGAGCAGGATATCGTAGTTCGGTTTATTTGTTTGGATCCGGATTATGTACTGACAATGCCTCAAATACTGATTTAGGAGGTTGGCAAAGTGGCGTTGGCACTCCAGATGGACAAAGCTGGCCAATGGTATTGTTATCGTATTACCCTGTGGCCAGTTTCGATCCTAATAGTACTTTCCCTGATGCCCAATATCAAACAGGAGCCTGTGTTCACGAAGGAATTCATGCCATCTATGCTTCGTTGCCTGGTTGCAGAAATTCGGCCTGGTTTCATGAAGGTTCAAACGTTTGGCTGCAAACTGTCTTAGATATCAAAAAAACAGGAAGCACCGATTATAGTAATGTGGACTTAGGATGGCTAAGTGCCGGTTCTGTTATTGCTCCTTTTATTCCAATAGAATGTTATAGCGGATGGCTTTCTGATGGCACTTTTGGCGGTCCTTCTGCTGAAGGGGTAGATTCCGGAGTACAAAATGAAAATGGTATTACTTTAAGAAAAACCAGAGATGTTATCGGAGGTGTTCAATATAGTTCTGTATTTCCAACCTTTTTAGGTGAAATTGTTGGAGAAAAAAGTTTACCATGGGTTTGGAACTATTGTGAAGGCCGCGTATTAGAAGGAATTGCTAACGGTAATGGAACTGTTAGTGGTATTGGAGACACTAAAATGCGTAAAATGGTTCAGGAATACAGAGCAAGATTGGCCTTAGCTGATTTTGGAAAATTCGAAAAACCAATCTTAAGTTTATATCGTAATAATATGGGAATGGATGTTGGTCCTGAACAGCCTGCATTAATCAATGTCGCGAGATGGAAAGCAACACCTTATGCGGCTACTACTGCAGATCAGGATGGTTATTTAATTCCTGATGTAAAAACGTTACCGGGCTGGTCCGGAGCGAATTTTGTTCCTATTCATGTTCAAGGAAATGAAGCTACCGTATTTTTTGAACCATTAGGAAAAAATATGTCTATACAATTGTGCTACCGAACTAAGGATGGCAAAACATTTTACTCACAACCAGTATATGCGGGTGATTGCACTATATCTTTTGATCAGGGTGTACCTGCCAACGGTGTAATCTTTGCTGTGATTTGTAATTCAGACTATATTTTTAATGGAGAATCAACCCGTACCGCAAAATTTAATTACAAACTTAAACTTGGAGATGGTGCAGTAAAAACGGCCAGTATAGATAAAAACTGGTGGGATTGGAAAGCTGCTATCACTGAAACGCTATCTGTAACAGATCATGGTTTACCTTCTAATTTTGTTATTTATCCAAATCCTGTAGATAATTCAAATTCATTTATGATCAGGTTATCCAATAATAATTCAACTGTATTTAGCTATAGAATAACAAATATGACTGGACAAGTATTGTTTAAAAAAGAAAATTGTATCAATGAAGACCAATACAATGCAGAGGCGCTGCCTGGAGGTATTTATTTTGTAACAGTAGAATCGCAAAACTCTAAACAAACAAAAAAGATTGTTGTAAAATAA